CATATTTCTTCGATGAAATTGATATAGACGATGCATggatcatatattatattatgcgGTTAGTTTTCCAGCTTCAAACTGAATATGTTGTAGGTAGCTCTTTTTCCATGACTCTATATTGATCGAATCATACAGGAAAAATAGTTTACGGAACCCCTAACCTTAAAAGCATGACCTCTCAGTTATAATTCCACAGCATTGCTAACATACATGAGGATATTACATTAATTGCTGATATCATAAGAAGGTCGCAGTTCAATACCATTTTCTACACAAACACAAATCGGCTGTCTACTATATATTTAAGTTAATTTATGACCATATTAAAtgttaattaagtaaaaaataataacaagaaATACGTATTTATTTGCTATAACTTATAAGCAATTATTATCCCAGATAAATGTTATCATTAatccaaaataattattataatatctgaactataaataaaattaatagataCTTAACAGATGTTggtataatttttattttagaaaaaagatTAGTTGATTTCGCatgtaatatcaaaataaagCAATAATGACAAGCTGCTAAAGTTATAAACTTATGATAATATAAGAAGattaaaattaagtatttaagATTAggataacataaaaaaaattatttgaaaattcacaAATCAAGTTTGTATAAGAAATTTAtaaactaaatatatataataaattcgTCTAATATATAGAACTTTAAATAAATCACAGCACATAGTAATATTGGAGTCATTAAttagttttgaaaaaatacaaaactatttaaaattagtctaatttaataaaatattattgtttaaaatttgaattaattaattaattttttattgttattaacTAAGCGgttttatattttagaaaaatgagTAATTATCATAAGTAATATAAATGTTTGAAAATGAATACATACGATGCAACTCATAGAACACTACAAAGAATTATGTTCTTATAggtattttttgaaaacattAATACAAAAAGATTGtttcttataaaatttatagtcgaataaaagaaaatgccCATATAAATTGCTTGTgatataatattgaaaagaTTAATATTTGTAAGCAAAGATGTTGTGAactctatttttaaaatatggcgaaaaagaaatttataatatgatatttgaactgaatatatatgatattaaCAATTAAATGAAATGTATGATATATGCATATTAAGACAATCAgttgtgaaattattatttgatcattttaaacaaatttttttatcgaaAACTACTCAAAATTTATTGAAGATTATTGTTTGAACTTTAAGTTAATAATTTGAGGAATATTATTACTCTCTGTATTAAAATTAGCATTTTAAATTTcacccagaaaaaaaaattacaatactAATATACGAGTGTAATTCCAAATCTGCACCTGTGGAATCATCGATGAGTCATTGCATAAATCATGATCGGCCAGCACCCCATCAAGGACTTTATACTCGTTCATCTTCCAGTCTGTCTTGGAGCCATTGGGAGCCCTTCCCTCGTAAAAAACCATGGTCCTCTTAAGCCCTACAATCCGATTGCTGGAAGAGTAGACCCATCCTGGAGATCCAGTTGCCTTCCAGTACCCAAAAGTCGTGAGGCGCCTCGGTCTGCCTCCACGAGCCTCGCTCTCTTTCTTCGGGATGAAGAAGAACCACTGCTCGGTATCTCCTTGGCACAGCTCCCCTGCAAATTCTGGACGCAGCATCAGTGGTCATAAAGCTAGGAACATCTAGTTTCGAGAATACATGGATTAAATATTGCACCCACATCTAGCTACTTTATTATATGTTGTTACATGTCAtgcgtaatatatatatatatatatatatatatgtataaatgaAGTATTGATAATCAGTTAAGCTAAAGTGCGAAGAGAAGCGAGCTGGGATTGGAGTTTACGTGGGAGGTCCCATGGATTGAACTCATAGATATCCAAGGTCGGGATGACCCTGTCCAAGAGCTGGTTGAGGTCCGCTTTCATTCCGTCTAGCTTCTTTTGCAAATAGAACTGAACCAACTCTTCTTCTGTTGGATAGAACCGATAGCCCGGTGTCAAATAATTCTCCATCATATTAATCTTTCCCACTATTATTCTTTACGCATTCTCTCGTCTCTCCCTTTAGATCACTTATGCCGCTTTAAGAtgatagatatatatgcaGTTGCTCTCTCTATGTCATTTtcagtgatatatatatatttatatatataataataatgttggagatatatatataatgttctATAACTTTGAATCATGTTTCAATTTAAGTGCATAATACTACATTTTAAGTGTATAGTACTTTTTATTCTGTatcataaataatataaatactAATCACTTAAACTGAAGTATTaaataattgaattgaaagcagtaatgtgCTCCTGGGACTCATTATCGTATTAGAATTTCCGTGCACCTGTATATATCAATTGTCACACCGTTGTTGTACAAAAAGAGAACGTGAGGAAAGGGGAATGGAAGTTTGGGGAGAAAGCgacaaaagagagagaatctcGGATGGATTTGCAGGGGAATTTCCAAATTCCAAGCCCATGTGAGAAATGAGTGAAAATTACCTGCGCTATACGCGCATTATTACGTAccctattttaattttagttttataataaataaattggaataaaaaataattttttgctgtttctattaaaaaaaatatatatatatatataaatataataatataaaaaatttaatatctaataaattgaTCATGATGATTCTATtacaattatcaaaatataaatttcttgATTACTGATAAAATCATGCATCACTATATTATATTCTCTTTGATCATGACGCTGATTTATTTGTAGGGGGTCTGGACCGCACCCTTGCCAGAGATAGATGTATATCGCATATGGTAGCGCACTTACAGAGGGGCCTCTAGATGTTTTTTGCAGATGATATCAACTCGACCTCTTCTTGCACCGCAGAGCAGGGTGAGATATACTCAACCAGGAAGCAAATCCTCGCCAGCAATGAAggttaaaaagaagaagaggagcaaACTCATTCTTAGAAAGATTTCTGGTAAAACGGTCTTCAGTGGAACCTTCTGCACTTTCTCCTAACTAGCTAGGAAAAGGCTTCAACAGAGAACCAGGGAAGGGGATCTGACTAATATGTCTGTCGATTCAACACACGCAATCTCTATTGTTTATTTATACCTATATTTAACTTGTAGCATATTTAATCATATCCAGGAGTTTTCTTTGGCCATATAATAAAAGGATCGATAGTAATAAATCTAACTCatcaaaaaaatcataataataattaaaagaggGTACACATCAATGGCACACGCCGTTGACCTAGAGGTCGTCAGTTCAATGCTTAACGGGACTATCCGTATCcgtttattagttatttatgatttcttttcattgtattaggtaTTGAACATAATTTATAGATTATAACAAATATTCTAATTGGttaaattaaaaggaaaaaaaaacactacaacattttgttttgttgtaatTCTAGCTGTAGCACGCGTTTCGTCATTCTTCCGTCAAGCCCAGACATAAGTACTGACGTGACGCATATCGCCAAAAGACTCCAGTAAGTTCATGGTTTATATAATCTTCTGcctttatctttttctccttcttctaTTCCCTcctgtatttatttatttatttaacaaTTGATTTCTTGTCTCTGGCAATTCATGTTTAGTTTCAAGAGGAAAGACGAGCAATTGAGACTGTCGGGGCCTCCACAACGCGAAGTCTCATCCCCATTTCATATGGACCTTACAGATATTTcaaacttttgaaaaataaatagatattaatatataatgtctCTGACAATAACAATCTTAAGTATACGATTCTttctcttttatcttttttttaaacaaaaataaattgtaTGTCATTACTACCACGCGACAAGTTTCAATTGGAGCTTGCCTCAACGGGACGGTTGCTGCTAGTAGCCACCGTCCCTGATTAAATTTCCCCCACAACTTGCTAGTAGTCTCAATTGCTCCCATGATTGCTTCGATGTAAATAATTCCAAAGCAAACTTCAGCAACGGGGACGGCCTTAGTAGATGGCCTAAGGGAGAGGGTGACAAAGACATTTCATACTCTTGCAAAGTGCGTcgcttttcttattttaataattaaattttgtcTTATATAGTAGGTGATTTTCAATTAttctaatataaaaaaaaacctctTCCATAAGCGGTTTGTCTTTATAGGATGATATAATTCATTAACgacaaaaagataaataaaggGAAATTTTTTgcgttttatttttatattaagtaaaaaaaaaaaggtggagAAAGGGAGCAAAGGATGGGAACACGCAATGGGCAAAGTCATCTTAAATTATTCATgagttttttttcctgaattttTCCACCCAAATTCTGGTTAATTTATTAGaattgtttattattattattattattattattattattattattctttgttGTCTTATTTCAAAAGTCTAAAAGTAAATTTCTAGCGAATTTGTctattaatttctatttttaaattttgtcgttgctatcatttttttaaacgGTTTTGTatcttattaatatattttattctattaatattttatgccaggagaaataaaaagtttttttgcaacaaaaaaaaagggtttaAATTCTTGGTTAACCAATAAGAGAACTTTACTAGTAATTTagatagattaaaaaaattcatattagtGGACACCCGTGTGTTGTACTGGCCGCTTACTAGTATTCATATATACACAACATGAAGGAATTGCATGGCAAATTCTATACAGTCTGATTCATGTTTTTCATGATTGGATTCACCCATTTCATTATGGatataatcaaaatatataagtaTCAAGATGATTATATGATAAATCCAGTCTCTTGGTTtctgttgaggagtaaaatgggataaagctcacatcggaaaaaaaaagaaaaatccatgggttaatatatgacttgggtaccaccacttatcagcttgagcttttaagtggatatgggcctgagcccgtataagcccaatggaaatttaatatggtatcagagcgggttataCTTCCGTATGCCTACGCGCGTATGCGCATGgactcacaccacgccaggcccagtatgtccgagtgcagccaagagtgcgcctcgtgttagtgtcccccctcgcccgagcacggaag
The sequence above is drawn from the Punica granatum isolate Tunisia-2019 chromosome 5, ASM765513v2, whole genome shotgun sequence genome and encodes:
- the LOC116207254 gene encoding NAC domain-containing protein 90-like isoform X2; this translates as MMENYLTPGYRFYPTEEELVQFYLQKKLDGMKADLNQLLDRVIPTLDIYEFNPWDLPRELCQGDTEQWFFFIPKKESEARGGRPRRLTTFGYWKATGSPGWVYSSSNRIVGLKRTMVFYEGRAPNGSKTDWKMNEYKVLDGVLADHDLCNDSSMIPQLRQEYSLCRVYKKSKIQRAFDRRPTAAGGSSSYQLPGQGLASGDHLNYEETTTILSNHDHDHPHHHHHQQHQTTCNNDINLSPEVERTTTLIDSSSPNSSSSSGEVGRRGRISGSSGHDAVMLPIGCSVPLWDWINN
- the LOC116207254 gene encoding NAC domain-containing protein 90-like isoform X1 — protein: MMENYLTPGYRFYPTEEELVQFYLQKKLDGMKADLNQLLDRVIPTLDIYEFNPWDLPQFAGELCQGDTEQWFFFIPKKESEARGGRPRRLTTFGYWKATGSPGWVYSSSNRIVGLKRTMVFYEGRAPNGSKTDWKMNEYKVLDGVLADHDLCNDSSMIPQLRQEYSLCRVYKKSKIQRAFDRRPTAAGGSSSYQLPGQGLASGDHLNYEETTTILSNHDHDHPHHHHHQQHQTTCNNDINLSPEVERTTTLIDSSSPNSSSSSGEVGRRGRISGSSGHDAVMLPIGCSVPLWDWINN